The genomic interval CATCAGCTTCTCTCGGCATCCTAAATCAAATGTTCGTGCTGCTCTGCCCTTGATCAAATTACCAGTATGTACTATGTTGTTTGTGTACTAAAGCTGTTGAGTGTCCGTCATTTGGTGGGACAATAAcaatcatttttctttgtatgTTTACAGAAAATGTAATGGACAGATGTTGTTGTTCATCTTACTGTTGAACTAAAGTTGGTTATATTGGCCTTTTGTTGTCTGAAAATAACTCACCACTACAACTTCTggtaataaagtgtttctatatttgagtttgcacatgtgtttttttcacaccaCACAACTCCTTTTTCAATGGATTTATAAGGAAGTTCCTATCATCTACATTCTACTATAAAGAATATCAATGGGCATTTGCAGGTTTAGATTTTGTTTTAGTTATGTCATGCCTGAGCCTTTTGTCCCATAAGCCGTAATGCTGTGTAAACAGCTTCTGGAATGGCTGGCATTTGAATGGAGGGCCAGTTTAAATgattattgtattgattttgGTGTTTATAGTTttgtatttcataaaaaaatattagcaTATGCATGATTTTTCTCTGTACCTgatattattattgaatataactaaagattacacaaaattaattagAAATATCATTGCAGCTACAGATATTTGCCTTTTTGCTGACCATTTATTTTGCTTTCTTTATTGTAATAAACAATTGACCAAGAGATGCGTAAAGGACACGATAAGAATTTGTTACATGGGTAGCAACTTATTACCAATAACTTATTCACTGAGCTGTTGAAAGCAATCCATGTTTAACTGACTGTAGAAGCATTCTGAATGCTGGATTATTATTACTGCACATTGGGACATGCAAAGAAGTATTAAGGTAGTATGTCGTCCAGTGAATTAGTTCAAAACAGACATTTGGTGACATCTCAGCACCTAAAAACAAGTCACATATATTTAAGAActactttaaaaatatatatatatattcgacGGATATTTTGAATAGACAGCTAAGCAACgttgcaaaaaaataacatttgtatttttgtttcccGAATTAAAATACACTTGTATATtaattcaggattttttttaatttatttaattaatttcaaaGTTCAAGTTTATATTACAAATAATTAATTCTGGAACTCCTACTGTACAGataaatatagtttaatttatacgaggtaatgaaaaaacaaaaatcttaagTCTTGCAGTTACATAAAGTGTCCACGAGAGGGCACGCCATCTACAGCTCTGAAAGGATGAAGTTTCATTTATCCTGTTTCCGGTTTCGTCACTTCCTCCTCTCTGTCCTTCATCGCTCCTGCTGCAGTGAAACATGGCGAAGTTGAGTAAAGAAACCAAACAGCGGCTCCAGCAGATGTTCCAGTGCGGACAGTTTGTCATCCGGTGGGGTTTTATCCCCACTGTGCTTTACCTTGGTCAGTATCCTAAACAGGAGTCTCTACATTACAGTGGTATGATGGTGTGTtatcatgttagcattagcatgtcaGACTAAACACATGCAGCCCCGGATGCGTTTGTGTTATTCTAGACTTCAACATGATTTAGTCATTCATGATTACTAGTTAATAAAGCTGCTGGATGagctatttttaattttaacttcTGTACACCTATATTTAGAAACATTATTCATTCAAAGGCCAATAAACACTTTCATACTCTGTGTGCATGCGCGATCTgcggggtcaaaggtcaagaggtatAGACATGTAAACACGACGCTTTTTGTGCTATGCGCTGAGTATTTCAGCGGACTTTTTGTACGATAAAGGTTGACCTAATCTATCTAACATTCCACTATATTGCGAGTGCAACACTCAGACTGCATTCACTCTCTTATACCGGCTTTCAACGAACACGTTTCATTGAATATTTGCGCTTTTATTAGGCCTGTGTCACGGTGTCATTCTGTtacaaactcagtacgtgactgctacgtactgagatgtacccgtgctcGATTAGCCATGGACAGAGATGAcgttattattgtaaagttacattaggttaactgttatttattgcaatgtacattataatcatgtttttttggaaaatgaatTGGTTACTTTTCGCgttgagttttattataatcaagtttatttttggagaataaactattcctattTGTATTGAGATTGCTACATGAGACACTATTACTTATTCAAGTTACTGACTGAGATTGTTAGTCATTGCCACACTGAGCGTGCCATGGGAAATTAGTGAAAGGAAGAATACATTCTTAAAAAGTATATTCTCCAAGAAAATGATCCATTCAgcattagctttgaaattagcaaaactcacagcggaacaagcaaaaaaatcattttccgGTACTAggcatgctcataatcgatctcagtacgaggtaaactcagaccatgacaccggactaccggactcaaaacggcactcactttcttcttcttcttgtgtacactagttaaaatcactactcctctgttattcatgaaccGATCGCGCTGTAATTTGGtcgctataatctatggatgtgtacgcatcgacgctctgAGCCCGATTTTCAATTTGGACGAGGAGTCGCAAAAAATAATGTGCCTGGCATATTCTATTGTTAGctgaatgtgtgaataaaattgatgaatatacattatagtatattgtttaatattataaataaatgtgaattaaTGGTCGTGGTACTGTGAGATGGTGAAAATACACAGACAAGAACAGAATATAATGTATCGCCTTTTTCTAATGACTAGAATCTGACCATTATTTTGGCCTTTTATCATGCTTAGTACTGGATATCATACCAGTGCAAATTAATATACCTAGAACAATTTATGGAGCCTAAGCAGTGCAGCCAGGACCATACATTTGTCGAAACAACCTCCATTTACTTATTTTGACAAATGAAATGGATTAATTAGTATACCGTACTCTGTAAACTTAATTAAATTTGTCAATTGGCcgtttatttaaataaagtattttctgattctgattaagtgAAGCAGCACTGATCGGCCAATTTTCACattgtttacaaaatgtgactATAACCATGAGTCATTGTTGAAACGTCAGGCAAAACCGGAATTTTCTGCtcatgtgcagcattagctttcgcagctaactcggtctttctgccttggagactgaTGCCACGTTTGCGTGAAACATCTTTAAAGGAATCATTGCTCCAACggcaaaaaataatgaaaatctcTGTCAGATTAATTTCCTACACCGTCAGCCATagcgagtttatccctcttgacctttgacctaatgcagAACAACTGGACCAGAGCGAGTGTGAAATACTTCCTTTTTCAAATGGATTGCAGTTTTCATCTTAGATTTTTCCAAATTATGATAAATGCCTTCCTTGTGTTCTTAAGATTTTGATTGAGATACTACAAAACAAATAGTattgtaaacttttttttaaactgcttttatttcatttttaaacttcatcttttatttatgtaaatttaaaaaaaaaaccttgatttGGGTTACAGCTTGTTTTCATGGGTGGTTGGTGGGTCCCAAAGTCAGACTAATGGAGCACTTTAGAACTAAAGGATCTAGATTAGAACGCTATCAGTGGCGGTGTGGTGCTTGACGTGTAGCTCCTGCTGCTACATTTGCTTTTTATGACAAACGTCCTCGTTTTTGATCAAGTCTTGCTCTGCTGCATAATTAAATCTTGGTTCCAGAAGATACAATAGTTACCACAGCATTTCATTGGCCAGTGCACATTTAGTTCAAGGCTTGATTTCAGCTAAATGTGGACCTACCCACTATTGGGATATTTTGACAAAAACTCCATAGATGTGTTAAAGTTGAGTAAGTTCAGGCTTCAAATGACGCCGCCCTTAGAAGTGTTGATAGGGAAGTTTAAACTTGCGTAAGTTTGTCCACAGCCGGACTTGTCCTCTTCAAGGGAATGTTCAGTGACATCAGCGTTTACTGAAGTCCTACTTTCACCACTGTGGTTTCTCCTGAGCCCAGATTCTGCTTTCAGGCCTCCTTATTCAGCTCACTCTTTTAATAAGACTTGTGTtgctgtcatttatttattttctagcCATTTGTAAGAACAGCACAGTTAATACAAAGCTTCTTTTTCTGTTAATGGGGCGACTTCATACATGcgtttatttagtttaattgTTGGCTTGACAAAATATTCTCTAGCTTGGCATTGACGTTAATTTTCTCTTTAGAAGAAACTCCCAAATTTATGCTTGAGTGTAACCAGACACTGTTCAATGTTGGGTATTTCAAACATGAGGCTGAGGAGCCAAATTTGGTCCATCGGACGATTTGTTCTTACCCATTGgatggttttaaattaaaacaaatattcagtTCCAAttcatttatatagcacaaattaacaacaatagtcatctggaagtgctatcaaaatatagaattcttaagaaaaaacccaacgaATCCTGGTCAGAATAAGCTACAATAAGTTATCTTGGGGATCTATAATTTGTATAACTTTAAAGTGTTTTAGAGGGAAAAGACAACAACTGAAATTATAGAAGCACGTTGTGATAAAACCAAGAGATAATCCCAGTTGGTTTTGTTTAGAGAGCCTTGAGCTGTAAATTCTCCATTGAGGTCATATTGAACTGGATTTTCACAACACATCATTTCCTCATGCCAGACTTCACGAGGTTATGAATGAAGCTTAAAAATACCAAAGAAATGAATCTGCTGCCTGGAAAACGTGGAAATAAATTTTCCTGGTAATATCTCAACCTGCTGAGTCACTGTAGATATCTCTTACACAAGCAGACTGTGTGAAACGGATGCAGAATTGCGTCACAAGatttcattttcagaaaattacacaaCCGATAGATGAAATGGGCTTTTTTGCACATGCAGTGTTGGTTGTGTCAGGCGCCGACTCGACATGAATGAACAAGCAACAATCTATTTTTGCTGACTTATGCATTTACTTTCATTTCGTGGTTTGATTTACAGGTTTCAAACGGGGAGCGGATCCAGGAATGCCTGAACCCACAGTTTTAAGGTGAGCACCGATGCCGTCAGAGGATTCACATATCGTCACATCCTTATGGCTGTTTTGGGAAATGGGTGTGTAAAGAGAGAATTCTGGGATGAAAGCACAACTGCATCTGTCAAACTCTGAGACTGGGAGTGTGTGTGGAGCAGAGTTGGGGTCACTTATAATTGTAGTCacgtaatgaattacaattatgacgtaattgtaattgaaaaaattccttgctgttataattgtaattgaaagggggggaggaagaaaaagaaaagaaaagtaaaaattaatagtaattgtaattgagttcagatattaAAGATTAGatgatggataatattttttaaagtattttacagctgatttaagacatgggtcaaactgacctgtttatcattagagatgctacgCTATCGCAAGAGGAAGCTTACGTTTTATGGGCTCATTTATTAAGGAcacagtaattgtgattgaattgattggaaatttagtaattgagaacgtaattgtagtCGTGatccttttattttgatagaacttgatttaaattgaaaatacattaaaaacaacatgaTTATCAGTTCTATCTCAAAGTGTTTTGTGTTAACAAAGTGTTCATATGTTGTAGTTTACTTTGGGGCTGAAGAAGTCGATCCATCAGCCTCATCCAATCCATGCGACCAAGTCATCAGAAGGCCAGGCAGAAAACCAAGCTGTCCATGTAACCCAATGAGATCTTCATCAGTGTCTGGAGCGAGTCACTCACAGGAATTGTACGTTGCTGTTAATGATGTGTAGTAAGGACTGGAGCATGGAGCAATGACGGTGTTTTTGTTACATGTGACGCTGATGTTTGTTAgtccttttttatttgtaagacgagaataaatgttcaaaaaaccaaacatttgttttttcttggtCTGGCAAGGAATGGATTAAAAGTTTTGAAATTCCTCAAAACATAACCATGAGGTCACACAGTGCCTATCACAAGTATTCACTCAATTAttgctttaataaataaatcaaggtaaaataaaatatgcttttttcaaaacaaaaatgtattggaAACAACTGTTCAATGTCAAAACAGAAACAGGCTTCTATAAAGTAATGtcaattaataaaaaacataagaaaaataattgtttgcATAATTATTCACCCCCTTTTAAATGTACTGGTCTAAATTAATGACGGTCAATCTCATTGTTGAAAGGTCTCACAATTATTGAAATGAGGCTAACATTACACCATGAAGACAAAAGAACACCCCAAGCAGCTCAGGGAAAATGTTATTGAAAAGTATATATatggatacaaaaaaaaaagcaaggtaCTGAACATCCTCTGGAGTTCAGTgaaatcaattatcaagaagtGGAAGGAAAATGACACGTGTAAATCTGTCAAGATCAGGACGTCCTCGTAAGCTGAGTGACTGTGCAAGTAGGAGAGTAGTGAGAGAAGACACCTATGACTActctaaataaaaaggagttaCAAGTTTCAGCTGCCAAATCAGAAGAGGGGAGAGTCTGTGCATATAGCGACTTGCCCTGGTTCTTCACTGATTAAAGCTTTATGGTAGAGTGGCAATGAGGAAGCCACTGTTGAATAATACTCATTAGATTTTAAGTTCACTAACAGGCATTTGGAAGACTCCATGGCCAAATGGAAGAAAGATCTTTGGTCTGATGGGACCAAAATTGAGGTTTTTGGCCATCAGACAAGACGTTACTGTATgtcaccaaaaacacaccatccccactgtgaagcatgggcgtggcagcatcatgctgtggggatgtTTCTCAGCCGCTGGCCCTGGAAGGCTCGTAAAGGTAGATGGTAAAATGAATGCTGCAAAATACACTGAAATCTTGCGGGAAAATCTTACAGTTTGCAAGAGAACTACGTCTACGTAGTTGACGTTACTTTGTAGAGGTCTGTTTCTGTTTTGAGATTAAACTGTTATTTctaatacatttttgtgtgaaaaaagcacattttcttttaacttgatttatttattaaagcaaTAAAAAGGTAAATCATCCAAGGGGGTGAATACTTATGATAGGCACTGTATATTGATTCATTATCTACATGaagttttgtaaattttccatTCTTGGTTGAGAATAACACAGAGGTCAGGATTTCTGAGTCTTGATTGGAAAAGGATTGTGTCTAAAATGATATTAACGACACATTTTACTCTTGCATCCCAACCCACGGGCTGAGAACTTCTAATTATATAAAGATTGTTGGATATATTTATGTCCCTTTGATCaaactagaaaaacacacacagggttATTGCTccgtaaaaaataatatatttattgtgtAAACAGTGCAGGTCAGTATTCAGTTACAAACCCATCACACTATAAATAAGttataaatatagaaatacttaaatacaaacaataaataacttATTAAATATGGATAGAAATGGCACACTACGATCACAATTCCAACGCACTGGCACTAGACCTTCTCCCGTTTGTGGATGGCCCTCTTTCCGTCAGCGAGAAACTTCCTGAGGTGGTGCAGGATGCCGTGTGCGGCCATCTTTCTGTAGAAAACATCAGCAGGTTTGTCGTAGTCCTTCAGTAGCTGTTCCTCCTGGTTGCTGGTCGGGGCCGTGACCTGATCGCTGTGTGTCATCTGCAGTCAGAGGGGAAAGGAGCGCCTTTAGCTCACATCGTGGTACAAGCAGAAACAATGATCATCAGAATGTCATTCATTTCACTTCTATTGGCCTTACGTGCTCTTTGATCAGCGGAATGAGGACTTTGCTGTAGGATTTGGCTGCAGACAGCAGACTGTTGTTGGGATATTCCTTTTCCACATGCTTTAGGAAAACCATGTAGACCATGAGGCCCTCAGCCAGTCTTTGGAAACAAGCCTCCTGCACAGAGCAGAGTGGACATTCTATCAGGGCTTCAAAAACATCGTCGTCATCATTGTTCTATACACTTgctttattgtgtgtgtgtgtgtaagaagaTGGAAAGAAATGCAATATGTCACCTTGCTTAAATTGGATTCAGGGCACTTCACGGGGAACGATGGGGATTTGAAGCTCTCCAGGATGATTGCGTCTTGTTTGAATTCATCTTCAAACTGCAGAAGAAAAATGATAGCAGAGATATAAGGTCTATAGGTGCATGTGTGGGTTCTGTTTATGCAGCACAGTACATCCCACAATCACCGTGATGATACAGTAAGTTGGGTTAGACCACTATCAACCAGTCCATAGTGGGAATGAACCATATACTCAAACTGTTTTTTGGCTCAAatacccccttttctcttattttggaaTCCAAGTATACAagctttgtccgactacaatattttgcttagaaaactattgaaaaacaactatagagcataatgatggaatgaacaagtgataacgcacattttaaataatctcattttgtggtttccaaccttttttggatcattttgatgtcagaaaTTTCTGGCAACTAGAAttagctcatatatatatatatatatatatatatatatattttttttttttttttttactgcattttatttgaaaaatgtgaaattgtgaaattttatatttcacaaagggaaagtatagaaatatagTTGTTCTATGATTGggtgttgttttaatgttttaaaaaaaaaactataataatttaaaaattaaaaaatctatttgacatttttttttaaacttcaggcgaccccatcGAGGTCCCGACACCGaggttggaaaaaaaactgatttagtggctcctgaatagattcatttttatagtttttatcatttcctgtcaccAAGATTGCCACCTTATTTGTTGTTTCCACTCAAgtactccctgtagtgccatcgcgtgtCCCTAAGAGGTACACgtgcccccatttgagaaacatggCTCTAAGACAAGTAAAACAGCAATGCCTCTTGTGCTAAACTTTTCCATATGAAGACAGTGAAGCTCATACCTGTGCCTTGTGCAGGTGGGCTACATCAGCCAGAGCCTTCCAGGTTTTGAGCAGGTCAGAGGTCTtcacctccccctcctcctcaccTTCCAGACCGTGGACAGGAGCTCCAGGTGTGCACAGCAGCAGAGCAGCCAGCACTGCTGTGCAGAGGAGAAGGTCTGCTCACAGAAAGAAAACCAACATGAATGAATAGTTGAGTAAAAGTTAAGAAGTAGTTAAAGAGGAAGTCACTTACTGAGTTTAGAGATCATGTTGGGGGCAGTTTCCTGTGATTCCGAAGGCTGTCAGAGCCAAAGCTTGTtagttttactttgttttggGCCCTCCTTTAAATAGTCATATTAGAACGAGGGATTTCCTAAACCCTCCCTTTC from Gouania willdenowi chromosome 11, fGouWil2.1, whole genome shotgun sequence carries:
- the tomm7 gene encoding mitochondrial import receptor subunit TOM7 homolog is translated as MAKLSKETKQRLQQMFQCGQFVIRWGFIPTVLYLGFKRGADPGMPEPTVLSLLWG
- the LOC114472599 gene encoding interleukin-6-like, which produces MISKLNLLLCTAVLAALLLCTPGAPVHGLEGEEEGEVKTSDLLKTWKALADVAHLHKAQFEDEFKQDAIILESFKSPSFPVKCPESNLSKEACFQRLAEGLMVYMVFLKHVEKEYPNNSLLSAAKSYSKVLIPLIKEHMTHSDQVTAPTSNQEEQLLKDYDKPADVFYRKMAAHGILHHLRKFLADGKRAIHKREKV